Part of the Pyrobaculum calidifontis JCM 11548 genome, TTTAGGAGGGAACACGGACGTCTGTTGAGTTTTAAGATTTTGACTGAGGAGGGCGAGATAGCCGGGAGGGCGGATGGGGTTATTGTCTCAACGCCTCATGGGACAAGCGGCTATGTGGTGTCCACCTATGGCCCCATTGTGGACTACAGAGCCGACGTCGTAGTGGTCTCCTTTGTGGCCCCCTTCACTCTCTTCCTAAGGCCTCTGGTGCTTAGCTCTAGGCGCGTGGAAGTGGAGGTGGGGGAGGAGGCGGTTATGACTTGCGACGGCAGAGAGGGCGGCGTTGGGAGGCGGTTTGTCGTAGAACGAGGCAAGAGGCGGCTGAGGCTGGCCGTGTTTGGGGAATTCAACTTCTTGAATAGAGTGATGGAGCGGCTCAGGAGCCTATGACGTGTTTTGTGCTCGACGCCTCAGCGTTTATACATGGGAGAGACCTCCGCATCTTCCAAGGCGAGTTGTACACCACTAGGGAGGTGGTTGAAGAGCTGAGGGACCCGAGGGCGCAGGCGGCGGTGGAGGTGCTGGGCGTGAGAGTAGAGGAGGTTGACGAGAGAAAGGTGAGAGAGCTCGTGAAGAGGTTTACGGGGCTGTCGCCGGCCGACGCCTCGGCGCTGGCCCTCGCCTTGGAGAGGGGGTGCGTCTTAGTTACAGACGATGGGAGGTTGGCCGCGGCGGCGAGGAGGCTGGGCGTGAGAGTGGAGGGGGTGTTTTACCGAGGCAGGAGGCCAGATAGGTAGGACCCCGCCGCGGCGGCGACGGGTATTGTGAGGTTGTCCTCTGGGCTTGTCGCATCTGCCACCACCACCAGCGCGGTGATGGCTAGGGCCGCCAGCGGCGGGTAGCCCGCGGCC contains:
- a CDS encoding NAD(+)/NADH kinase; the encoded protein is MSTFAVFYRPDLGELAEAVKREFNAVDLSCGVGFSHVLILGGDGTLLEAIRRFPCIFDSVVVHLGLGRVNFYRSAEVPMPPREAITRIISNDYKVVDLATLEAGGCTALNEVSFFRREHGRLLSFKILTEEGEIAGRADGVIVSTPHGTSGYVVSTYGPIVDYRADVVVVSFVAPFTLFLRPLVLSSRRVEVEVGEEAVMTCDGREGGVGRRFVVERGKRRLRLAVFGEFNFLNRVMERLRSL
- a CDS encoding PIN domain nuclease encodes the protein MTCFVLDASAFIHGRDLRIFQGELYTTREVVEELRDPRAQAAVEVLGVRVEEVDERKVRELVKRFTGLSPADASALALALERGCVLVTDDGRLAAAARRLGVRVEGVFYRGRRPDR